The region TGTAAGCATGCCTTTCATTACAGAAAGATGGCCAGGTGGTATGTTAACAAACTTTGTGACGATTAGAAAAGCGGTTAAAAAAATGACCTCTATTGATAGAATGAAGCAAGATGGTTCTTTTGATGCCTTGTCTAAAAGAGAAAAACTACAAATTAATCGTCAGAGAGAAAAATTAGAGAAGAATTTAGGTTCTATTTCTGATATGACTCGTTTACCAGGTGCTTTATTTATAGTAGATATCAAAAAAGAGCATATTGCCGTAGCAGAAGCTAGAAAATTAAACATTCCTATTTTTGCAATGGTAGATACCAACTCTGATCCTAGATTAGTAGAATATGTAATCCCTGCAAATGATGATGCTTCTAAGTCAATAGACAAAGTATTATCGTATGTAACAAATGCAATTGCAGAAGGTTTAACGGATAGAAAAGCAGATAAAGATAAGGTAAAAGAAGCGAAAGCCCCTAAAAAGGAAACAGCTCCTAAAGTGGAGGCAACGGTAGCAGCCGAAGCTCCTAAAGTAGAAGAAGCAAAAGCTAAATCTGCTGAAACATCTGCTGAAGAAACAAAATAAATACAACTTAAAACATAAAAATAACATGGAAACAGTAAAGATTAGTGCTGCTGATGTTAAAAAATTAAGAGAAGCAACGGGCGCTGGAATGATGGACTGTAAAAAGGCATTAGTAGAAGCTGCTGGAGATTTCGATAAAGCAATTGACATTTTACGTAAAAAAGGTCAGAAAATTGCTGCAAAAAGAGCTGATAGAGATTCTACAGAAGGTGTTGCAGTAACAAGAATTAATGATACTAACACTATGGGTGTTGCTATTGTTTTGGCTTGTGAAACTGACTTTGTTGGTAAAAATGAATCATTTGTTGCTTTAGGAGGTCAATTTGCAGACATCGCTTTAAATACAGAAAGTAAAGAAGAGTTTTTAGCTGCTGATTTTGGTGGTATGACTGTTGCTGAGAAATTAGTTGAGCAAACTGGTGTGATTGGTGAAAAGTTAGATATCACTGCTTTTGAAAAAGTAGAAGCTGCTTATGTGGGTGCTTATACACACATTGGTAAAATTGCTGCTTTAGTTGGTTTGTCTGCAGTTGTAGATAATGCCGAAACTTTAGTAAAAGATATTGCAATGCAAGTAGCCTCTATGGGCGCAACTACTTTATCTTACAAAGATTTTGATGCCGCGTATGTAGCTGCTGAAACAGAAGCTAGAATCGCTGTTATTGAAAAAGATAATATAGAGTTAGGTAGATTAGGTAAAACATTAAAAAATGTACCTCAATTTATCTCTATGTCTCAATTATCTGAAGAAGTTTTAGCAAAAGCTGAAGAAGCTGCAAAAGCTGAATTGGCTGCTGAAGGGAAACCAGAAAAAATATGGGATAGAATTTTACCAGGTAAAATGGAAAGATTCATTTCTGACAACACCACTTTAGACATGGAGCAATGCCTTTTAGATCAAGCTTTTATTAAAGATGAAAAGAAAAGCGTAGCAGCATATGTAAAAACATATGGTAACGTTGAGGTTTCTTCTTTTAAAAGAGTTACTTTAGGTTAAACATCCTTTTTAAACATATTATTAAAAACCACCCAATTCGGGTGGTTTTTTATTTATGAATAGTTCGGCTTAAAATTATTCACTCCATTCAGAAGGACATAATACCAATTTACATTTCTAATGCCGTATAAAATATTAGAAAAAAGAAAAACCAATTCCTAAAGAAATACTGTCTAATCTATTGTTTTTAAAGCCTATAATTCCTTTTCTATGAAAATCTAATCTTACTATGGTATGCCATCTTTTTTCTCCAGCAACCTGCGATCCTATTCCGAATCCATAATAATTTCCATCAGGATATATTGATGAGGGTCGCCACATTTTACCAAAACTTATTTCTGCAAAAAAAGCATCATCTTCATCTTCCGAAATGTTGTACTTTAAACTCGTATACGCTGGGAAGGCACTTGTTGCATAATTCCAATGATAATCAAAACCACCATTAAAGCTGATAGCGATTCTTCTTTTAAATTCGTAACCAAAACCAACTCTAAAAAAAATTGCTGCTGGTACAATGAGTGGCTCTCCGTCATCTGGCTCTATCGTGTAAAATTCATTAATACCAAATGTTAAGTTTGCTGAACCTGTAAAAAAAGGTCTTCCCAGTTTTTCTTGAGATGCAAGTTGTACTGCATAAAAAATTACAAGTAATAGAATTATTTTTTTCAAAATTTCGTTTGATTTTTTGAGGCAAAAACTACTCCAGAAATAAATTTAGAATAAAGCTTAAATAGCTTTAAACTATCGCAAATTACTATCAAAAATAATTATACTATTTTGATACAAGTCCATGCCATCTTAAAATTAAGATCAACCTTAAAAACCGAGATTCCTTGAACTAAAGTTGCACTTTTCATAGCCCAGCTAATATCAAAATTAAATTTCACTATAAAATTTAAGAATCCATTTTACCAACGGCACAACTCACAAAAGATTTTGCTTTGTGTAATACCGTATTTTTATCACCAACTTCTGGATAGCCTAATTTAGATAATTTTTCCTTTACCGCTATTAAAACATTCTCTGTAGCATGCACTGAAACTAAGGAATCCTCAATATTAATGGCTATATCTTCTATACCCTCTATACTTAATAATCCTTTTTTTATAGTAGCTGCACAACCACCACACTTTAAATTTTCTATTTTGATTTGTGTTTTCATAATTTCTAATTTTCCATTTTCCATTGATTATATCCGCCCAAAACATTCACGACTTTAAAGCCATTTTCTTGTAATATCCGAGCAGATGTTTCACTTCTATTTCCAGATCTACAATACAAATAAACAGGTTTTTTTGTATCTAATTGATTCTTTGCTTTTGTATAAAAATCAGCATCAAAATAATCAGCAAACAAGGCTGTTTTTATAAATCCTGCTTTAATTTCTCCAGGAGTCCTAACATCTAATAACTGAATGCTATCTTTTGCTAGTAATGCCCTTAACTCTAAAGTAGTAATTCTTTCTATTTCTTGTTTTTTATCACAATTGATAAAAATAATACTGAGTAAAAAAATATAAAAAGCTTTGTTCATTTCTTTATTTTAAAGTTGATGGACATACTGGACTTGTCGTTTTAATACTTGTTTTTTTTATCGCGGTATACCCTCCGGATACATCAACCACATTATGAAATCCTCTTGCCTTTAAGATAGA is a window of Polaribacter litorisediminis DNA encoding:
- a CDS encoding heavy-metal-associated domain-containing protein, which translates into the protein MKTQIKIENLKCGGCAATIKKGLLSIEGIEDIAINIEDSLVSVHATENVLIAVKEKLSKLGYPEVGDKNTVLHKAKSFVSCAVGKMDS
- the tsf gene encoding translation elongation factor Ts is translated as METVKISAADVKKLREATGAGMMDCKKALVEAAGDFDKAIDILRKKGQKIAAKRADRDSTEGVAVTRINDTNTMGVAIVLACETDFVGKNESFVALGGQFADIALNTESKEEFLAADFGGMTVAEKLVEQTGVIGEKLDITAFEKVEAAYVGAYTHIGKIAALVGLSAVVDNAETLVKDIAMQVASMGATTLSYKDFDAAYVAAETEARIAVIEKDNIELGRLGKTLKNVPQFISMSQLSEEVLAKAEEAAKAELAAEGKPEKIWDRILPGKMERFISDNTTLDMEQCLLDQAFIKDEKKSVAAYVKTYGNVEVSSFKRVTLG
- a CDS encoding rhodanese-like domain-containing protein, producing MNKAFYIFLLSIIFINCDKKQEIERITTLELRALLAKDSIQLLDVRTPGEIKAGFIKTALFADYFDADFYTKAKNQLDTKKPVYLYCRSGNRSETSARILQENGFKVVNVLGGYNQWKMEN
- the rpsB gene encoding 30S ribosomal protein S2 → MANINIQELLDNGVHFGHLTRKWNPNMAPYIYTERNGVHIIDLYKTAAKIEETSEALKKIANSGRKILFVATKKQAKDIVAEKAKAVSMPFITERWPGGMLTNFVTIRKAVKKMTSIDRMKQDGSFDALSKREKLQINRQREKLEKNLGSISDMTRLPGALFIVDIKKEHIAVAEARKLNIPIFAMVDTNSDPRLVEYVIPANDDASKSIDKVLSYVTNAIAEGLTDRKADKDKVKEAKAPKKETAPKVEATVAAEAPKVEEAKAKSAETSAEETK